GGTGGTGGCAGTTCACGTTTTGATGTTTTTCCTGTTGAGAATCATGAGGGTGAAGTTAGTTCTAGTTCTGTTCGACTTTCCTCTCCACCAGCAACTTTTCACTCATTTGGAAATGAACCCCTTCAAGATGTAGGTTCAGGTTTAGGATTCCTTGTCTCAAACAGGGAAAGGGCCCGAACTGATAGCGGTTTGCTTCAAGTGGATGTCGTGAGTATTTCTTCCAATATGCTGTCTAATAGCAGTCCTAATACAAGTAACCGTGAAGCCAGAAGGAATAGTAGAAGACTATTCTGGGATGCATTTTCCAGACGCAGTTCCAGAAGGCATATTGATTCTCCAACCATTCTATTTTCCATGGATGATAGTGAGGACCTAGGTTCTCATGACAGGTGGCTACTTGGTTTCAGTGGTGACTTTTTTGATGATGGGAATGGAACTGATTCTGGATACCTGGGTGGTAGGATTCCATACTCAAGTGAACGTCAGCGGTACTCAAGATCTGAGGTGAAAACAACTCTTTTAAAACATTTTGAAGATAGCTTTTCCGATTCCACTCCAATCTGCTCTTTCACTTGATAACACCCATTTATGTTTTACACCTGTATTCCATCTTGGTGTGCTGGctgccaaatttttttttttttgtgataatttgtattaatattttgTAATATATTACGAAATGCTTCTGCCTAATTGCTTGCAGGCATTGGAAAGACTACGCGGTGGTCTGGATGACAATGGTCGACGAAATACTTTTTGCCCATCAGGACTCCATCCTGATGGTTCATGCCCATGTGAGTCTTTATTGATGAATGAAGAATCTACTACTCGTGCAAGTATATCTAGAATTGTCATGCTGGCTGAAGCTTTATTTGAGGTATGTACCTTCTGATTCATGCTGCTCTGTTTATATGTAAATTTTGAGTTCCATATATCTTGCTCTCTTCTAATTGCTTGTTCATGGATATGGTCATAGAAAATGGCTATTTTAGAATAACTTTGAAGGTAAAAGCGTTTAGAATTTTAACCTTTGGGATGGATTTTCTTCAAAGAGACGTCAAGTCTTAGTATTCTTTATGGAGGCCTATGGGCTACAACTTGTCTAATCCTTACTATCCAAAAGTTCTTTCTTTTAAATTTGTGTCACGTAACTTTTATTCCTCCATCTTCTTTATTTTGTACTGTATCATGCATGGTAAATCTCAAGTATTTCGTGAAGATTTTGCTTTTGTGGTAAAATCTCTATGGCTATTAATTGTCTAATCTTTTATAACTATTGTGTTCTTTTCTGCTTTTGATTAAGTAATTGTGTCCTTTCAACTATACTTTCACAGCTTGTTATACAGTTCCTTTATTATTTATTCACCATGACAAATAAGATAGTTAAGATATCTTGCATACATGGAACTCCACAACTTGCTCTCTTAAAATCTCGTCATAATCTTGGCTTTCAGGTTTTGGATGAAATTCACCGGCAACCCGTCTCACTTTCCCTATCTATGGTCTCAAGTCCTGCCCCAGAATCAGTTGTTGATTCCTTTCCCCTTAGAATCCACTCAAAGAATGACAAGGCCAAGGGCGGGGATGAAGTTTCAGAGTAAGTTTCTCCTAATCCAATTTATGTACCGAAATATGAATTCAAACAGTGTATCTCACGAGCAATCTCAATCACAACTTTGTATGATTTGACAATGCTAAGTTTAAAATATCAACAGGTGTTATATTTGCCTTGCCGAGTATGAAGAAGGGGACAAAGTTAGAGTTCTTCCATGCCACCATGAATACCACATGTCATGTGTGGATAAGTGGCTAAAAGAGATTCATGGGTACTGTCATCTATAATTTTCTATCAACAACTTGCTTGCTTCTTTCATCCCCCCTATATGATTTTATGCCGAAATGTCATGTGTTTTTTTAGCTTTCTTAACCATTATTATATTTGTTTTTGAACCTTTCttggttttgttttttttccagAGTATGTCCACTCTGTCGAGGTGATGTTCGTGAAGGTCCCACAGGGTGTTCTGTCTCTAACTCGGAGATACCTTCTGTCTAACATAAAACTGTATATATTAATGTAAAGATTTCGTCTTTGTAAATAAATGATAaggttttttcttttaaaaaaaatgttgtaatGTTTCTCATGAAATATTCTTTCTGTGTCTGAAATTGATATACAGCATCTTTTCACCATGATGCGGTTTTGCTCTGCTTTTTGTAGTGAACTTTAGAAATGATGGCATTTGCTGGATCCATACGTTCTACCTTTTcaacattttttcttcttttatttcaaaCAAAAAGGCCACTctcaaatttgaataatttattataaaaaaaattcaaaagtggGGCTTTTGGAGAAGATGTTCAcctttttagtttttctttttcaatAAATAAAGTAATGCATTATTGTTATGTTACTGTTAAACCCCCACAAGGAAAACTTTGTCCAAAGCATTATTGATTGTTTTGGAGAAAAGGACAAATATTTTGATTCATATTATATAACAGCTCAATtacaaatcaaacacaaataatgtgtCTGTATACATTGAAGAACAGAATCGTTCTTCCAAAATATTAAAAGCAAATACAAATATAGAGTTGTTCCCTTTTCATCTAAAGTCTGGTTTCTAACCGTGCCTTGGTGACCAAAATGGATTCTGGTTATGAAGAAAAGCTGACTCTGCACTCATCTTATTTCCATTAGCGAAGAGATTGGGGTGACAGTTCTCATCGTCGTCATCGAAAGTGGTCCATCGTTTTGAGTTGTTGCCGTGTTTCTCTCTTGCTGCACTTCTCATGTTTTCCATCTCCCCAACATGGTCTTTGAACTCTTTCTTCACCACATCCAAAACGACATCTCCATATCTATCACACCATGACCTTAACATGGCAAAAACAATGACCAATTTAGTCAATCACTCAATACAGTTTCCACAATTCATAGAAGAAGATGGAATAAAAAACATAGACAATTTATTTGGGAGAAAGTATAGAATCTGCTTTACTTGGGGAAAAAGTTCTTGAGCTCAGCCTTGTCTACTGGAAGCTTGGTAGAAATTGCTTCAATTTGATCATTCCTAAACAAAAGCACAAGAACCAAAAGAATTTTTTCATTATTTCTAGAATAGAGAACAAGGAAAGAAAAATAGCACAAACAGATAAGGTGATCGAGAAAGCATACGAGAATTTGAGATTAGGATTTGTAGTTGAAAGCTCAGTTTGAATTCTGGAGAGCTCCTTCTTGATCTTATCCCCTAAAACCTTCAAATTCAAACATTACCCAAATTCAGTTTCAACTCAATCTTCAATATACAAAGTCCACAAATTCATAaacaaacaataaagataagTTAAACCAAGGCTTAGATACCTTGTCAATGAAGAAATCAGATGGTGAACCATCCTTATGTAGCTTCTTTTTAATTAGCTTGGTGTCTGGCCCTTCTCCAATGGGACTGGCTACTAAATGGTTTGAGTATCCCTCAGAATCTGATCTTTCATTAAGAGGGAGTGGAGCTGTCTCATCCTCTGAATCATTTTTATTCCATTTCTTGAATCCATCAAAACCCCAATGCTTTTTCGCTGATTTTGTTGCTGTTTCACTGTTATTAGGATGGCCATGATCACCACCACCTCCGCTGCTTCCACCGCCATGTCCCTCTCTCTGTTCTTTCTGAAACAGAGACTTAAATGGTTTCCTCTTCTTAGCCTTATCTGTGCAAACAGTCTCCCTCACCGGCTCAGACGGGAGGCTTCCGGGCATGAGAATTGTGCTTGTCTCATTTTCGTTACTCTTTAAATGGCTATCCCAAAGCGGGTTTtctccaaaatttcccaattcatgATTCGAACAGGCAGAGGCAGAGAGTTTTGATTCCTCCAAATCGAATATGCTCTTCTCTTCTCTGTGTCTCCCTGGTTTGTAAGAAGAAACAAAGCCCAAAACTGAGGCTGCTCCTTTGATCTGCTTCTTTGCTGAGCTTTGCTTTGATTTGCTCTTCGAATTCGAGTTCTCTTTGTTAAGCAAACAGTTTTCATCCTTTAAGTCAATGACTGACCATTCCTCTTCTGTACCATGCTCTTTGGGATCTCTTGGTGTGGCTCCAGCAATTACATCTTTGGCATCAATTTCAGCTCCTTGCACTGCCAATCTTTGCAGTAATGGTCTCTTTGACGAGTGGTACTCCTCTGAAGATATACATTTTGCATACAAGAGCtccttaaaaagaaagaaaacacacAAAAGATTCAGATTTGAGCAGAACTCTAACCCTCATAAAGAACTAAACTATAAGAAAATTTGTGGATGTACTTATTTCTACTACCACTTCTTTTGGTTCAATAAAAGAAAACCCATCTGAGATTTACCTGCAAAAACAGCAATTTATCTCTTAAAATCACTGATTGCTCTTGTTCAGCCGGAGAAGCTATAAGGGTATCGAGCAAATGGGATCGAAAGGCAGAAACCTCAGTTTCAGCCAAAATCCCTTCTTTGTGAAGCCCCATCAAGTTGAGTATTTGGTGGAAAGAATCCTGCTGCCATTTGAGATTATCAGATTGCAGCTTTGACAGCTTCTGCTCGGCCGCCAGC
The Humulus lupulus chromosome 6, drHumLupu1.1, whole genome shotgun sequence DNA segment above includes these coding regions:
- the LOC133782857 gene encoding uncharacterized protein LOC133782857, with the protein product MGSSSSRLGSRPSRSRVNGSSNRSRSRLSSLICGGSSSRATYEMEDHPAECLVKSSERCSQIHGVHNSRVESSFSVRAGTGLTSPSTETAAMADRSSEDGLRRFGTNNHGSTYLSDCKELISPRQVSDDCSHDDSSRDSTTTSSTLFKEQQSSDTLSVNVSANANSVNGIDSSLHNGESRTNSEVMRASSSSSQGGGSSRFDVFPVENHEGEVSSSSVRLSSPPATFHSFGNEPLQDVGSGLGFLVSNRERARTDSGLLQVDVVSISSNMLSNSSPNTSNREARRNSRRLFWDAFSRRSSRRHIDSPTILFSMDDSEDLGSHDRWLLGFSGDFFDDGNGTDSGYLGGRIPYSSERQRYSRSEALERLRGGLDDNGRRNTFCPSGLHPDGSCPCESLLMNEESTTRASISRIVMLAEALFEVLDEIHRQPVSLSLSMVSSPAPESVVDSFPLRIHSKNDKAKGGDEVSECYICLAEYEEGDKVRVLPCHHEYHMSCVDKWLKEIHGVCPLCRGDVREGPTGCSVSNSEIPSV
- the LOC133782855 gene encoding uncharacterized protein LOC133782855, with the translated sequence MKRKLLSMKLITIDEESEKKLTPIQTQNTQKSSTKRSGISEKIQSFSTKISNSSNSESKRSKMVYSYTPTYYSSLHDSITSLCKTILPFNFKKRRLLAAEQKLSKLQSDNLKWQQDSFHQILNLMGLHKEGILAETEVSAFRSHLLDTLIASPAEQEQSVILRDKLLFLQELLYAKCISSEEYHSSKRPLLQRLAVQGAEIDAKDVIAGATPRDPKEHGTEEEWSVIDLKDENCLLNKENSNSKSKSKQSSAKKQIKGAASVLGFVSSYKPGRHREEKSIFDLEESKLSASACSNHELGNFGENPLWDSHLKSNENETSTILMPGSLPSEPVRETVCTDKAKKRKPFKSLFQKEQREGHGGGSSGGGGDHGHPNNSETATKSAKKHWGFDGFKKWNKNDSEDETAPLPLNERSDSEGYSNHLVASPIGEGPDTKLIKKKLHKDGSPSDFFIDKVLGDKIKKELSRIQTELSTTNPNLKFSNDQIEAISTKLPVDKAELKNFFPKSWCDRYGDVVLDVVKKEFKDHVGEMENMRSAAREKHGNNSKRWTTFDDDDENCHPNLFANGNKMSAESAFLHNQNPFWSPRHG